A genomic window from Corvus moneduloides isolate bCorMon1 chromosome 11, bCorMon1.pri, whole genome shotgun sequence includes:
- the LOC116449186 gene encoding high mobility group protein HMGI-C-like: MSNKGPENPISATLTEGLKRKRGRPKKQPQEDAGNTAVIPQDAVEPQPAKKPRGRPKGSKKVTALTGGKAEPSAGKRGRGRPRKWPQAVVQEGESQGGNPQESSDLNLNSAPATQGITGKDGSRSGKTTGLSRCLNIPAAAQ, translated from the exons ATGAGCAACAAGGGACCAGAGAATCCCATCTCAGCTACACTGACTGAGGGCCTGAAGAGAAAGAGGGGGAGACCAAAGAAGCAGCCACAG GAGGATGCTGGAAACACAGCTGTTATCCCACAGGATGCTGTGGAACCACAGCCAGCAAAGAAACCCCGAGGAAGGCCAAAAGGAAGCAAGAAAGTGACTGCTCTAACTGGGGGAAAG GCAGAACcttctgctgggaaaagaggaagagggaggcCCCGCAAGTGG CCTCAAGCAGTGGTCCAAGAAGGAGAGTCTCAGGGAGGAAATCCTCAGGAAAGCAGTGACTTGAATTTGAACTCGGCACCAGCCACACAGG GCATCACTGGAAAAGACGGTTCCAGGTCCGGCAAAACCACTGGTCTTAGCAGATGTCTTaacatccctgctgcagctcagtaG